A window of Streptomyces sp. NBC_01224 genomic DNA:
GGCAGCAGGCCGTTCTTGGCGAGCGCGTACGTGTGCCGGGCATCGATCGCCACCCCCACGTAGGCCGAACCGCCGGGAGAGATCACAGCGTCGGCGTAGAGCAGGGTGGCCAGCCAGTGCAGATTGAGCACCAGGGCGAGCTGCCCGAACGGCGACTCGAAGTCGACTCCCTGCCAGCCGTTGCCCAGCAGGGACTCGGGCACCGTGAAAAGGAAGGCCAGTTGGAGCCCCAGGTAGACCAGAACGGCAAGACCGATGCCGGTGAGCACCGCGGCCGGCACGTTACGGCGTGGATTGCGGGCCTCTCCCGAGAAGTCGAGCGGGGCCTGGAAGCCGTTGACGGAGTAGACGATGCCGCCACCGGCGAGAGCGGTCAGGCATGCCGCGTAGCCGTACGGTGCGAAGCCGCCGTGGTCGGTGAGGCGTCCGGAATGGGTGCCCGAGAGGAACAGCGCAGTGACCGTGACGACGGGGACGACGACCTTGAACACCGACACCAGGTTGTTCAGCCGGGCGAACATCCGCACGGCGAACCAGTTGAGCGCGGTCAGCACGACGCTCAGCGCGACAGCCACACCGAGGCCCGTGGCGCTGAGGCTGCCGCCGTCGTACAAGCCCGGCAGATAGTGCGCGGCGTACTGCATGATGGCGCTGATCTCCGCCGCCGTACCGCCGACCGAGAGCAGGACGGACCAGCCGATCACCGTACCGACCAGCCGCCCGCTCGCGTACAGCGGCCAGCGCACGGTGCCTCCGCCCTCCGGACGGGTGGCCCCGAGTTCCACCATGACCAGAGCGACCAAGCCGCAGAGCGCACCGGCCGCGATCCAGGAGAGCAGGGCGGCCGGCCCGGCGGTCCGGGCGGCGTACATGGCCGCGAACAGCCACCCGGATCCCAGGATGTTGGAGAACCCGATCGCGGTCAGGCCCCAGAATCCGAGATCCTTGCGGAGCCGGCGCTCCTCGACCAGCACCGCAGGGGCGGCGAGCGACTCCGTCGGCTCGTTCTGCGGCACGTGGCACGTCTCCTCGGACGGTCGGGGACATACGAGAGCCCAGCGTGCCACGCGTGACGGCAGGAACCGCCGAAGGATTGCCGCTCGAGACGTCGATACGGGTGAAAGCTCTGTCAGCGGTCGGACAGGGTGCCGCGCACGCGCCTGCCGGTAGTCAGGGCCGTCAGGTGGTCAGCTCCGCGATACGCGCCAGCCGGCGCAAGGAGTCCATCAGAGCCGCACGGTCGTAGGTACTGGTGGTGACCAGCACCTCGTCCGCCCGGGTCTCCTTGATGGCCGTTTCGAGCGCCGTGACCACTTGGTCCTCCGTGCCCTGGACGTGTCCGCGCAGTCCGCTCTCGTAGAAGCCGCGCTCCTTCTCCGTCATGGTCAGTGCCTCGACCCGCTCGGCGGGGGCGAGCGGCGGGAACACGCCATGGGTCCGGGAGTACGCCATTGACCACGCCTCCGGTATCAGGAGGCGCCGGGCCTCGTCCGCGCTTCCGGCGAGCGCGATCGTGCCCGACACGACGACTAGCGCTCGACGGCCCGTAGCAGCTTCTCCCGGCCGCGGAGATCTCCGACGACCAGCGGCAGCCCTGCCGCCGCAGCGATACCGGCGCCCTCGCCGGTGGCCAGTACGAACGGGGGTACGCGCAGGCCCTCGGCGGGTCGGGCATGAACCTGCGGGTGGGCTCGCTGCGTGCCGTCCAGCCAGCCGAGCAGCTCGGTGAGCTGCCGCGCGAAGTCCTGCGCGTGCGACTTGTCCCGGCCGAGTGCGCTGCGGATGCCGTCGGTGAAGCCCACCGAACGGCCGAGCCCCATATCGATCCGGCCGGGGAACAGTGACTCCAGCACCCCGAACTGTTCGGCCACCACGAGCGGTTGATGATTGGGGAGCATCACGCCGCCCGTACCGACCCGAATGGTGGCTGTCGCCGCTGCGA
This region includes:
- a CDS encoding APC family permease, whose translation is MPQNEPTESLAAPAVLVEERRLRKDLGFWGLTAIGFSNILGSGWLFAAMYAARTAGPAALLSWIAAGALCGLVALVMVELGATRPEGGGTVRWPLYASGRLVGTVIGWSVLLSVGGTAAEISAIMQYAAHYLPGLYDGGSLSATGLGVAVALSVVLTALNWFAVRMFARLNNLVSVFKVVVPVVTVTALFLSGTHSGRLTDHGGFAPYGYAACLTALAGGGIVYSVNGFQAPLDFSGEARNPRRNVPAAVLTGIGLAVLVYLGLQLAFLFTVPESLLGNGWQGVDFESPFGQLALVLNLHWLATLLYADAVISPGGSAYVGVAIDARHTYALAKNGLLPRFFMRIDPRSGMAHRALALNLAVIIVFMLPFGGWQDIVSVMGDMYLLIYAASAVAVAAFRAHERESEVPRTEGEVPGVRWIAPVSFIVAGEFVFWSGWHNLRLALPLVLLGVPLFLLQQRGTEGPSPRAELLHGAWLVFHLAALTLLSWLGTFGGSGRLPAPYDSVAVAAVSLGVFVWAVHSGADHLRTAPAAAPAAPPV